The proteins below are encoded in one region of Manis javanica isolate MJ-LG chromosome 8, MJ_LKY, whole genome shotgun sequence:
- the LYSMD2 gene encoding lysM and putative peptidoglycan-binding domain-containing protein 2 isoform X2, with protein MEQIKRANKLFTNDCIFLKKTLNIPVISEKPLLFNGLNSMDSPENETVDSSFSHEEEPVAAKEDRSPPSPPGATVQPVHPEEVSAKDFLQRLDLQIKLSTQAAKKLKEESRDEESLYATSLYHS; from the exons atggaGCAGATTAAAAGGGCAAATAAACTGTTTACCAATGATTGTATATTTCTGAAGAAAACTTTGAACATCCCAGTTATATCAGAGAAGCCTTTGTTGTTTAATGGACTTAACTCAATGGATTCTCCAGAAAATGAAACTGTTGATAGCAGTTTTTCTCATGAAGAGGAGCCAGTAGCAGCTAAGGAAGACCGCTCTCCTCCGAGTCCTCCGGGGGCCACCGTTCAGCCTGTACACCCTGAGGAAGTGTCAGCCAAAGATTTCCTGCAGAGACTAGACTTGCAGATTAAGTTGTCAACACAGGCAGCCaagaaactaaaagaagaaagcag agatGAAGAAAGTCTCTATGCAACTTCCCTCTATCACAGTTAG